The genomic segment CCCAGAGTTTCAGTGAAAACTCGTAGATGTGGGCGGCTTCGTCCCAGAGGTAGTTGGAGCGGACGATCTCGGTGTTGCGCCCGGTGTTGCCGCCTCCGACGTACCCCTTCTCCAGGACGGCGACGCTGCCGGCGCGATGCTCCTTGACCAGGTAGTAGGCGGTGGCGAGGCCGTGGCCGCCGCCGCCCACAATGACCACGTCGTACTCGGGCTTCGGGTCGGGACTCCGCCAGGCGCGCTGCCAGTTTTCGTGGTAGCTGAGGGCGTTCCGCGCCAGGCTCAGGAAGGAGTATTTCTGCATGGGGAAGCGCAGATTATACCGAACGGAGGTGGGGTGGGCTATGAATCTGGAGAAGGGTGGCGGGGTGGTCGACGGGGGAGTCTTGGGTATTTTGTGAGTCTGGAGAGCGGCGGCTGGAAAGCCGCCGATCCAAGCCGCCGATCCAAGCCGCCGCTCTAGGTGTCCAGCCGAGTCAGCAGGCTCTGGGCCCTGGCGCGTTTTTCCGGATTGTGATCCCGGGCGACGATGCGCTGCAAAGTGGAACGGGCGATTTCGTCCCCCTGTTCCGCCATTTCCATGGCCAGCACGTCGCGCCGTTCGAAGTAGCTGGGGTCGTATTCCGCGATCCGGGGATTCCAATCCTTCCAGTAGTACTGGAATTCGCCGGAGGTCCAGTCCGCGTAAATCTCTTCCCAGCTCAACCCGTCGACGCCCATATGGGGTGACAGGCTGTCCGCGGTGATGGGATCGCTCCGCTTCTGGTAGCGGCCGTCGATGGACATGCGCATGCGCTTTCCCCGGTTCGAGACCCCGCGGTGCGCCGCCAGGCTGTGGAAAAACAGCACGTCACCTTGCCGGAAACTGTTGCCCACCCAGCAATCTCCCAGGTCGGCGGCGATCTCGAAGCCGCCGGCGCCCAAGGCCGGCTTGATGTCATAGACCCCGCCCAGGTGCGAGCCGGCGGCGATCTGCAGCCCGCCCATTTCTTCCGGCAGGTCCGACAGCGGAATCCAGGCGGTGAAGGTTTCTTCGGTCCCCTGGATGGGAATGAAGTCCTGGTGCGCCTTGGTCGTATAGGCGTTGCGCCGCGGGAACATGAAACGGGCGATGATCCGTGGATGGTGAATGACCGGCTCTCCCGTCATCCGCTCCAGCAACCCCAGAATTCGAGGGTGGTGGGGCAGCGCGTGGAAATCCTGGAGCCGGTAGAACTGCTCGTAGACCTCCATGTATTTCGGTTCCGGCTCGACACAGAACCCGGACAGGTCGGCGACGCCCTCCTCCAAGGAGGCGTTCCCGGTGCTGATCCAGCCGTTGGCGGCCGCGATCTCCAGAAACTGCATGCGCAAGGATTCCAGCGGTTCCGCCGGCAATAGACCGCGCACGAAGAGATAGCCGTCCCTTTTCATGCGGCGGGCCAGTTCGGGACCGTTGCTGATGACGCGGGAAGAGTCGAGAAATGGTTTCATGACGGGTTGCTCCTGATCGAGTTATGGGAGCATGTTAAAATCCAACGCCGAACTTGAAAATACCCTACCCCAAATTTCTGTCGAAAAACGCATTTCGACACCGTCCCGTCCCATCGCGACGCCCTCGAAACCTCCTGAGGTGCGGGTTGGAAAGGGAGACCTGAAATGATCTCGCCGGTGCGACTGTTCCCTGGTCTACTGCTGCTGCTTGCGGCCTGCTCGGTTCCTGAACCGGCCGGTCCTTCGCAACCCGTCCACGAGATCATCGACGAGAGCAAAATGCCCGTCCCCATGCGGGACGGCGTCAACCTGGCCGCCCACGTCTATCGCCCCGATGCGCCGGGCAAGTTTCCGACTCTCATGCTGTTGAGATACTTCCGGGCCCCCTTCCAGAACGAACACGCCGAGTACTTCGCCAAGAGAGGCTACGCCGTCGCATTGGTGGATTCCCGCGGACGCTACGACTCGGGAGGGACCTGGGTTCCTTATGTGAACGAACCCCGCGACGGCTACGACGCCCAGCAGTGGTTGGGGCAACAACCATGGTCCAACGGAGAAATCGGCACCATGGGGATCTCCTACAACGGGTTCACCCAGGTGATGCCGGCCCCCCTGGGCAGCCCCTACCTCAAGTGCCTGGTGCCCCGAGAAAACCAGCAGACCAACTTCGGACACCTCTACAACGACGGGGTCATGCAGTTGAACGTGGTCTTCGAGTTCGGACTCTTCACCAAGCAGGGCGCCCAGACTCAGAAGATCCTGCCCGCGGAAGACCCCCATTACCGCCGCCTGCCCCTCATGGCGGCGGTGGACGACTTCCCCCAGGTCCAGCACGTGAAGGACTGGTTCGCCCACGCCAGGTACGACGAATACTGG from the Acidobacteriota bacterium genome contains:
- a CDS encoding phytanoyl-CoA dioxygenase family protein, coding for MKPFLDSSRVISNGPELARRMKRDGYLFVRGLLPAEPLESLRMQFLEIAAANGWISTGNASLEEGVADLSGFCVEPEPKYMEVYEQFYRLQDFHALPHHPRILGLLERMTGEPVIHHPRIIARFMFPRRNAYTTKAHQDFIPIQGTEETFTAWIPLSDLPEEMGGLQIAAGSHLGGVYDIKPALGAGGFEIAADLGDCWVGNSFRQGDVLFFHSLAAHRGVSNRGKRMRMSIDGRYQKRSDPITADSLSPHMGVDGLSWEEIYADWTSGEFQYYWKDWNPRIAEYDPSYFERRDVLAMEMAEQGDEIARSTLQRIVARDHNPEKRARAQSLLTRLDT